A genomic region of Zea mays cultivar B73 chromosome 6, Zm-B73-REFERENCE-NAM-5.0, whole genome shotgun sequence contains the following coding sequences:
- the LOC100193435 gene encoding Tryptophan aminotransferase-related protein 2 precursor (The RefSeq protein has 1 substitution compared to this genomic sequence), with translation MAGAGAGALAGLAACATLACNVAGAVLFLLSQDDERLRRGCAARLGAGGVASQPVEECGDEEALAPDAVLNLELGDPTMYRAFWREVGSCGATVIRGCQGMSYFSDDDAVLCWFLEPELEREVRRLHRIVGNAVVDGYHLVVGTGATQLYQAAMYALSSPARRDQPVPVVSPAPYYSSYPPQTDLLLSDFYRWAGDANTFTGDECIELVCSPNNPDGAIREAVVRSAGAKAIHDLVYYWPQYTPITGPAAHDIMLFSVSKLTGHAGTRLGWALVKDREVARNMVYFVDRSTTGVCKESQMRATEILGVVSDAYEAVPPARASGAVPRLFDFAQRRLEERWRILRATVAATGAFSLPEETSGYCNFAKQTVTACPAFAWLRCEKEGVEDCAELLAGHKIVGSGGEQFGGDARCVRINMLDRDNVFNMLVQRLSSIN, from the exons ATGGCCGGGGCGGGAGCGGGGGCGCTGGCCGGGCTCGCAGCGTGCGCGACGCTGGCGTGCAACGTCGCAGGCGCCGTGCTCTTCCTCCTCAGCCAAGACGACGAGCGGCTGCGGCGCGGGTGTGCGGCGAGGTTGGGCGCTGGCGGCGTCGCGTCGCAGCCGGTGGAGGAGTGCGGGGATGAAGAGGCGCTCGCGCCGGACGCCGTCCTCAACCTCGAGCT CGGCGACCCGACGATGTACCGGGCGTTCTGGCGGGAGGTTGGGGACTGCGGCGCCACCGTGATCCGCGGGTGCCAGGGGATGAGCTACTTCTCCGACGACGACGCCGTGCTCTGCTGGTTCCTCGAGCCGGAGCTGGAGCGCGAGGTGCGCCGACTCCACCGCATCGTTGGAAACGCCGTCGTCGACGGCTACCACCTCGTGGTCGGCACCGGCGCCACCCAGCTCTACCAGGCCGCCATGTACGCGCTCAGTTCGCCGGCGCGCCGGGACCAGCCCGTACCCGTCGTCTCGCCGGCGCCGTACTACTCT TCCTATCCGCCGCAGACAGACCTCCTGCTGTCGGACTTCTACCGCTGGGCCGGCGATGCCAACACGTTCACCGGCGATGAATGCATCGAGCTGGTCTGCTCGCCGAACAACCCCGACGGCGCCATCCGCGAGGCCGTCGTGAGGTCCGCCGGCGCCAAGGCGATCCATGACCTGGTGTACTACTGGCCACAGTACACGCCCATCACCGGGCCCGCCGCCCACGACATCATGCTCTTCAGCGTGTCCAAGCTCACCGGCCACGCCGGCACGAGGCTCGG GTGGGCGCTGGTGAAGGACCGCGAAGTGGCCAGGAATATGGTCTACTTCGTCGACCGCAGCACCACCGGCGTATGCAAGGAGTCGCAGATGCGCGCCACCGAGATCCTCGGGGTGGTCTCCGACGCCTACGAGGCCGTCCCGCCGGCCAGGGCCAGCGGCGCGGTGCCCCGCCTCTTCGACTTCGCGCAGCGGCGCCTGGAGGAGCGCTGGCGCATCCTGCGCGCCACCGTGGCTGCCACCGGCGCCTTCAGCCTGCCCGAGGAGACCTCCGGCTACTGCAACTTCGCCAAGCAAACCGTGACAGCTTGCCCTG CGTTCGCGTGGCTGCGATGTGAGAAGGAGGGCGTCGAGGACTGCGCCGAGTTGCTCGCCGGCCACAAGATCGTGGGTAGCGGCGGGGAGCAGTTCGGAGGAGACGCGCGGTGCGTCAGGATCAACATGCTGGACAGGGACAACGTGTTCAACATGCTCGTCCAGCGCCTCTCCTCTATAAACTGA